One genomic region from Vannielia litorea encodes:
- a CDS encoding DUF1330 domain-containing protein, with protein sequence MPALWIAHVTVTDAEAYGKYAELAGPAIAKHGGTFIARGSKFVQLEGKERPRNVVARFPSVEAAVECYNSPEYQAALDHARGASERELMVVETSE encoded by the coding sequence ATGCCCGCACTCTGGATCGCCCATGTGACCGTCACCGACGCCGAGGCCTACGGCAAATACGCCGAGTTGGCGGGCCCGGCCATTGCCAAGCACGGCGGCACCTTCATCGCGCGGGGCAGCAAGTTCGTGCAGCTTGAGGGCAAGGAACGGCCGCGCAACGTGGTGGCCCGCTTCCCCTCGGTGGAGGCGGCGGTGGAGTGCTACAACTCGCCCGAGTACCAGGCCGCGCTCGACCACGCCCGAGGGGCCAGCGAGCGCGAGCTGATGGTGGTTGAAACCTCCGAGTAA
- the typA gene encoding translational GTPase TypA, producing MDLRNIAIIAHVDHGKTTLVDELLKQSGAFRENQAVAERAMDSNDLERERGITILAKATSVEWKGTRINIVDTPGHADFGGEVERILSMVDGVVLLVDAAEGPMPQTKFVTSKALALGLRPIVVLNKVDKPDAEPDRALDEVFDLFAALDADEDQLDFPHLYASGRSGWCDPELDGPRKNLDALFKLVINHVPAPKQQKHADEDFRMLATTLGADPFIGRTLTGRVESGRIKPGATVQALTRNGQKIEQFRVSKIQAFRGLGLQEIEEAVAGDIVTLAGMAKATVSDTICALAVEEPLDAQPIDPPTISVTFGINDSPLAGRDGKKVQSRVIRERLMKEAEQNVAIKVTDSPGGEAFEVAGRGELQMGVLIENMRREGFELSISRPQVLLREEDGQRLEPIEEVTIDVDDEHSGAVIEKLTGARKGDLVEMKPAGAGKTRIIAHVPSRGLIGYHGEFLTDTRGTGVLNRVFHSWAPHKGSIPGRRAGVLISMDAGEAVAYALWNLEDRGRMFLGAQAPVYQGMIIGEHSRDNDLEVNPLKGKKLTNVRASGSDEAVRLTTPITMSLEEAIAYINDDELVEVTPNAIRLRKRHLDPHERKRAARAEG from the coding sequence ATGGACCTGCGCAACATCGCCATCATCGCCCACGTTGACCACGGCAAGACGACCCTCGTGGACGAACTGCTGAAGCAATCCGGCGCCTTCCGCGAAAACCAGGCGGTGGCCGAGCGGGCGATGGACAGCAACGACCTCGAGCGCGAGCGCGGTATCACCATCCTCGCCAAGGCCACCTCGGTCGAGTGGAAGGGCACGCGGATCAACATCGTCGACACCCCCGGCCACGCCGACTTTGGCGGCGAGGTCGAGCGGATCCTGAGCATGGTCGATGGCGTGGTGCTGCTGGTCGACGCCGCAGAAGGCCCGATGCCGCAAACCAAGTTCGTGACCTCAAAGGCCCTCGCCCTTGGCCTGCGCCCGATCGTGGTGCTCAATAAGGTCGATAAACCCGATGCCGAGCCCGACCGCGCGCTCGACGAGGTGTTCGACCTCTTCGCCGCGCTCGATGCCGATGAAGATCAGCTCGACTTCCCCCACCTCTACGCCTCCGGCCGTTCCGGCTGGTGCGACCCAGAGTTGGACGGCCCGCGCAAGAACCTCGATGCCCTCTTCAAACTGGTCATCAACCACGTGCCCGCACCGAAGCAGCAAAAGCACGCCGATGAGGACTTCCGCATGCTGGCCACCACCCTCGGCGCCGACCCGTTCATCGGGCGCACCCTGACGGGCCGTGTGGAATCCGGCCGGATCAAGCCGGGCGCGACCGTGCAGGCGCTCACCCGCAACGGCCAGAAGATCGAGCAGTTCCGCGTTTCCAAGATCCAGGCTTTCCGCGGCCTCGGTCTGCAAGAGATCGAAGAGGCTGTGGCCGGCGACATCGTGACCCTGGCGGGCATGGCCAAGGCCACCGTTTCCGACACCATCTGCGCGCTCGCCGTCGAAGAGCCGCTCGATGCACAGCCCATCGACCCGCCCACCATCTCCGTGACCTTCGGCATCAACGACTCGCCGCTGGCGGGCCGTGACGGCAAGAAGGTGCAGAGCCGCGTGATCCGCGAGCGCCTGATGAAGGAAGCCGAGCAGAACGTGGCCATCAAGGTCACCGACTCGCCCGGCGGCGAGGCCTTCGAGGTCGCCGGGCGCGGTGAACTTCAGATGGGCGTGCTGATCGAAAACATGCGCCGCGAGGGCTTCGAGCTCTCCATCTCGCGCCCGCAGGTTCTGCTCCGCGAAGAAGATGGCCAGCGGCTCGAGCCGATCGAAGAAGTCACTATCGACGTGGATGACGAGCACTCCGGCGCAGTGATCGAAAAGCTCACCGGCGCCCGCAAGGGTGACCTCGTGGAGATGAAGCCCGCAGGCGCCGGCAAGACCCGGATCATCGCCCACGTTCCCTCCCGCGGGCTGATCGGCTATCACGGCGAGTTTCTGACCGACACGCGCGGCACCGGCGTGCTCAACCGCGTGTTCCACAGCTGGGCACCGCACAAGGGCAGCATCCCCGGACGGCGCGCAGGCGTGCTGATCTCGATGGATGCGGGCGAGGCCGTGGCCTATGCCCTGTGGAACCTCGAAGACCGGGGCCGCATGTTCCTCGGTGCGCAGGCGCCTGTCTATCAAGGCATGATCATCGGAGAGCACAGCCGCGATAACGACCTCGAGGTGAACCCGCTCAAGGGCAAGAAACTCACCAACGTCCGCGCCTCCGGGTCGGATGAAGCGGTGCGCCTGACCACGCCGATCACCATGTCGCTTGAAGAGGCCATTGCTTACATCAACGACGACGAGCTGGTGGAGGTGACCCCCAACGCGATCCGCCTGCGCAAGCGGCACCTCGATCCGCATGAGCGCAAACGGGCTGCGCGCGCAGAGGGGTAA
- a CDS encoding DMT family transporter: protein MPKTYLFLVLAIVAETIGTVALPATKGFTRLAPAAVVVVAYAVSFYFLSLTVKVMPVGVVYAIWSGLGIVLIALMGFLLYNQRLDLPAVLGLGLILSGVLVLHLFSATTGH, encoded by the coding sequence ATGCCCAAGACCTATCTTTTCCTCGTGCTCGCCATCGTGGCGGAAACCATCGGCACGGTGGCCCTTCCGGCGACCAAGGGCTTCACCCGGCTCGCGCCCGCCGCCGTGGTGGTCGTCGCCTATGCGGTGTCGTTCTACTTTCTGTCCCTGACGGTAAAGGTGATGCCCGTGGGCGTCGTCTATGCCATCTGGTCCGGCCTCGGGATCGTGCTGATCGCGCTCATGGGCTTCCTGCTCTACAACCAGCGGCTCGATCTGCCCGCCGTGCTCGGCCTCGGCCTGATCCTCTCCGGCGTCCTCGTGCTGCATCTTTTCTCGGCAACTACCGGCCATTGA
- a CDS encoding VOC family protein gives MQKIQSQGVHHITLTGADRQTSIDFWEGVLGMPFIFEQPNLDDANESHLYFDPGDGRLITIFTNEERKADRRRTPTEPGCVHHIAFIVSKVTWNQAQTRLEARGIGHFGPKDRGFMDSLYFKDPLGLLIELACYKFEPPAGCTHAEVLAEAHKLRVTAGDEAIGDVHLADAIEALVARQTGSLSDDRSAKNPYA, from the coding sequence ATGCAAAAGATCCAATCCCAGGGCGTGCACCACATCACCCTGACCGGCGCCGACCGGCAAACCTCGATCGATTTCTGGGAAGGCGTGCTTGGTATGCCCTTCATCTTCGAGCAGCCCAACCTGGACGATGCGAACGAGAGCCACCTCTACTTTGATCCTGGCGATGGGCGGCTGATCACCATCTTCACCAATGAAGAACGCAAGGCCGACCGGCGCCGCACCCCGACCGAGCCGGGCTGCGTGCACCATATCGCCTTCATCGTCTCCAAGGTCACATGGAACCAGGCGCAGACCCGGCTGGAAGCACGGGGCATCGGCCATTTCGGCCCCAAGGACCGCGGCTTCATGGATTCGCTTTATTTCAAGGATCCGCTCGGCCTGCTGATTGAGCTGGCCTGCTACAAGTTCGAGCCACCCGCTGGCTGCACCCATGCCGAGGTTCTGGCAGAGGCGCACAAGCTGCGGGTTACGGCTGGCGATGAGGCCATTGGCGACGTGCATCTCGCCGATGCCATCGAGGCGCTGGTGGCGCGGCAAACAGGTTCGCTCTCGGATGACCGGAGCGCAAAGAACCCTTACGCCTGA
- a CDS encoding YitT family protein encodes MALADEKPHYTLLEDAQGLLIASAQAALGVHLLRAAGLISSGTAGTALIIAYLSGWSFGLVFFVINIPFYAFAWHARGPVFCLKSLATVTLLSLLTAVLDPALVIGHIHPAASALLFGVAAGVGLLGLFRHTASLGGVSIIALILQDKYGFRAGWTQLIHDMILFTVAAFVLPLEAVGWSLLGAVVLNLVVAFNHRRDWYVVT; translated from the coding sequence ATGGCGCTTGCTGACGAAAAACCGCATTACACCCTCCTCGAAGATGCCCAAGGCCTCCTGATCGCCTCCGCTCAGGCCGCCCTCGGCGTGCACCTGCTGCGCGCGGCGGGCCTCATCTCTTCCGGGACGGCAGGTACAGCCCTGATCATCGCCTACCTCTCTGGCTGGTCCTTCGGCCTCGTGTTCTTTGTCATCAACATCCCGTTCTATGCCTTTGCCTGGCACGCGCGCGGGCCGGTCTTTTGCCTGAAATCACTGGCAACGGTGACCCTGCTCTCGCTGCTGACAGCAGTGCTCGACCCTGCCCTCGTCATCGGCCACATCCACCCCGCCGCCTCCGCGCTGCTCTTCGGCGTCGCCGCAGGCGTGGGGCTGCTGGGCCTCTTCCGCCACACGGCTTCGCTCGGCGGCGTCTCGATCATCGCGCTCATCCTGCAAGACAAGTACGGCTTCCGCGCGGGCTGGACCCAGCTCATCCACGATATGATCCTCTTCACCGTCGCCGCCTTCGTCCTGCCGCTCGAAGCAGTCGGCTGGTCGCTCCTCGGCGCAGTCGTCCTCAACCTCGTGGTGGCCTTCAACCACCGCCGCGACTGGTATGTGGTCACATAG